The following proteins come from a genomic window of Anaerobutyricum hallii:
- the thrS gene encoding threonine--tRNA ligase, translating to MIIRLKDGSEKEYAQPMSVLDIAKDISEGLARNACAGQVNGETVDLRTIVSEDSDLNILTFNDDEGKLAFRHTASHVLAQAVKRLYPEAKLAIGPAIEEGFYYDFDMAPLTREDLDAIEKEMKKVIKENPPIERYELPREEAITFMKEKEEPYKVELIEDLPEDATISFYKQGDFTDLCAGPHLMSVKPIKAFKLTASSGAYWRGNENNKMLTRIYGTAYTKKADLEERLKYLEEIKLRDHNRLGRDMELFTTVDVIGQGLPLLLPKGAKIVQTLQRWIEDLEDNEWGYVRTKTPLMAKSDLYKISGHWDHYKDGMFVLGDEENDKEVLALRPMTCPFQYYCYKNTQKSYRDLPYRMSETSTLFRNEDSGEMHGLTRVRQFTISEGHLIIRPDQTNDELKGCLHLAQHCLSVLGVQDDVTYRLSKWDPNNKEKYLGDDEYWETTQDAIRNILIDQGVPFVEAEGEAAFYGPKIDIQAKNVYGKEDTMITIQLDCAIAENFDMYYIDQNGDKQRPYVIHRTSMGCYERTLAWLIEKYAGKFPTWLCPEQVRVLPISEKFADYAEEVNKELKKNGILSTVDNRSEKIGYKIREARLQKLPYMLVVGAQEQEAGKVSVRSRFAGDEGQKDLKDFIAAICEEIRTKEIRQEVEQ from the coding sequence ATGATTATTCGTTTAAAGGATGGTTCTGAAAAAGAATATGCACAGCCGATGTCTGTGCTTGATATTGCAAAAGATATTAGTGAAGGTCTTGCAAGAAATGCATGTGCAGGACAGGTGAACGGGGAGACAGTAGATCTTCGTACTATAGTTTCCGAAGATAGTGATTTAAATATTCTTACATTTAATGACGATGAAGGCAAGCTTGCATTTAGACATACAGCGTCTCATGTACTTGCACAGGCAGTAAAGCGTTTGTATCCAGAGGCAAAGCTTGCAATTGGACCGGCAATCGAAGAAGGTTTTTATTATGATTTTGATATGGCTCCACTTACAAGAGAAGATTTAGATGCCATTGAAAAAGAAATGAAAAAAGTGATTAAAGAGAATCCTCCAATTGAAAGATATGAGCTTCCAAGGGAAGAAGCAATCACTTTCATGAAAGAAAAAGAGGAACCTTATAAAGTAGAACTTATTGAAGATTTACCGGAAGATGCAACGATCAGCTTCTACAAACAGGGAGATTTTACAGACCTTTGTGCTGGTCCTCATTTAATGAGTGTAAAGCCGATTAAAGCATTTAAACTTACAGCTTCTTCAGGAGCTTACTGGAGAGGTAACGAGAATAATAAGATGCTTACACGTATTTATGGTACAGCTTATACAAAGAAAGCAGATTTAGAGGAACGTCTTAAATATTTAGAAGAAATCAAGCTGCGTGATCACAACCGTCTTGGACGTGATATGGAATTGTTTACAACAGTGGATGTTATTGGACAAGGACTGCCACTTCTCCTTCCAAAGGGAGCCAAAATCGTTCAGACATTACAGAGATGGATTGAAGATTTAGAGGATAATGAATGGGGTTATGTAAGAACAAAGACACCATTGATGGCAAAGAGTGATCTTTATAAGATTTCCGGACACTGGGATCATTATAAAGATGGAATGTTTGTACTTGGTGATGAAGAAAATGATAAAGAAGTATTAGCGCTTCGTCCGATGACATGTCCATTCCAGTATTATTGTTACAAGAATACTCAGAAATCTTATAGAGATCTTCCTTATAGAATGAGTGAGACATCTACACTGTTCCGTAATGAAGATTCTGGAGAAATGCATGGATTAACTCGTGTACGTCAGTTTACTATTTCAGAAGGACATTTGATTATTCGTCCAGATCAGACAAATGATGAGTTAAAAGGATGTCTTCACTTGGCACAGCACTGCCTTAGCGTTCTTGGTGTACAGGATGATGTGACATATCGTCTTTCTAAATGGGATCCTAATAATAAAGAAAAATATTTAGGGGATGATGAATACTGGGAAACAACTCAGGATGCAATCCGTAATATTTTAATTGATCAGGGCGTGCCTTTTGTAGAAGCAGAGGGTGAAGCTGCTTTCTACGGACCAAAGATTGATATCCAGGCTAAGAATGTATATGGCAAAGAAGATACGATGATTACGATTCAGCTTGATTGTGCTATCGCAGAGAACTTTGATATGTACTACATTGACCAGAATGGAGATAAACAGCGTCCATATGTTATTCACAGAACATCTATGGGATGTTATGAAAGAACACTTGCATGGCTTATTGAAAAATATGCAGGTAAGTTCCCTACATGGCTCTGTCCAGAGCAGGTACGCGTACTTCCGATTTCCGAGAAGTTTGCCGATTACGCAGAAGAAGTTAATAAAGAACTTAAGAAAAATGGTATCTTAAGTACAGTAGATAATCGTTCTGAAAAGATTGGATACAAGATTCGTGAAGCACGTCTTCAGAAACTTCCATATATGTTAGTAGTAGGTGCACAGGAACAGGAAGCAGGAAAAGTATCTGTAAGAAGCCGTTTCGCAGGAGATGAAGGTCAGAAAGATTTAAAAGACTTTATCGCTGCAATCTGTGAAGAAATTCGTACAAAAGAGATTCGTCAGGAAGTAGAGCAGTAA